In Xanthomonas sp. SI, the following are encoded in one genomic region:
- the trxC gene encoding thioredoxin TrxC, whose amino-acid sequence MSDPLHIACPHCQALNRVPAERLAAAPQCGRCHRALFVGTPVALSADTFAAHAERSDIPLLVDFWAPWCGPCRTMAPQFEAAAAQLEPRIRLGKLDTEAQPALATRFGIRSIPTLALLRHGRELARHSGAIGVADIVRWARANAG is encoded by the coding sequence GTGAGCGATCCGCTGCACATCGCCTGCCCGCACTGCCAGGCGCTGAACCGGGTGCCGGCCGAGCGCCTGGCGGCGGCGCCGCAATGCGGGCGTTGCCATCGTGCGCTGTTCGTCGGCACGCCGGTCGCGTTGAGCGCGGACACCTTCGCCGCACATGCCGAGCGCAGCGACATTCCGCTGCTGGTGGATTTCTGGGCGCCGTGGTGCGGTCCGTGCCGGACCATGGCGCCGCAGTTCGAGGCCGCCGCCGCGCAACTGGAGCCGCGCATACGCCTGGGCAAGCTGGACACCGAGGCGCAGCCGGCGCTGGCGACGCGCTTCGGCATCCGCAGCATTCCGACCCTGGCCTTGCTGCGGCATGGCCGCGAGCTGGCGCGGCACAGCGGTGCGATCGGTGTGGCCGACATCGTGCGCTGGGCGCGAGCGAACGCGGGTTAG
- a CDS encoding S1/P1 nuclease, giving the protein MKSSLFVSAALATALAAAPSAAFAWGPLGHRLVADLADARLTPQARAQVQQLLQGEPEPTLAGVANWADQLRESDPDMGKRTGPWHYVNLGEEQCHYEETRDCPDGNCVVEALRRQAAILADRSQPQAARTQALKFVVHFAGDIQQPLHAGYAHDKGANTFQIQFEGKGSNLHSLWDSGLLRSRGLDEAHYLAQLQAQPLPAPSPAGSALPPPAAAWAEASCKIMLRPGFYPPGAKLPADYVATWRPVAEAQLRQAGVDLAATLNAALGK; this is encoded by the coding sequence ATGAAATCCTCTCTCTTCGTGTCCGCCGCGCTCGCCACGGCACTGGCCGCCGCGCCGTCTGCCGCCTTCGCCTGGGGTCCGCTGGGCCATCGCCTGGTCGCCGATCTCGCCGATGCCCGACTCACTCCGCAGGCCCGTGCGCAGGTGCAGCAGTTGCTGCAGGGCGAGCCCGAGCCGACCCTGGCCGGCGTCGCCAACTGGGCCGACCAATTGCGCGAAAGCGACCCTGACATGGGCAAACGCACCGGCCCCTGGCACTACGTCAACCTCGGCGAAGAGCAGTGCCACTACGAGGAAACCCGCGATTGTCCCGACGGCAACTGCGTGGTCGAGGCGCTGCGCCGCCAGGCCGCGATCCTCGCCGACCGCAGCCAACCGCAGGCGGCGCGCACCCAGGCGCTGAAGTTCGTGGTGCACTTCGCCGGCGACATCCAGCAGCCGCTGCACGCCGGCTACGCCCACGACAAGGGCGCCAACACGTTCCAGATCCAGTTCGAGGGCAAGGGCAGCAACCTGCATTCGCTGTGGGACAGCGGCCTGCTGCGCAGCCGCGGCCTGGACGAGGCGCACTACCTGGCGCAACTGCAGGCGCAACCGCTGCCGGCACCCTCGCCTGCCGGCAGCGCGCTGCCGCCGCCAGCCGCGGCCTGGGCCGAAGCCTCGTGCAAGATCATGCTGCGCCCGGGCTTCTACCCGCCCGGCGCCAAGCTGCCGGCGGACTACGTGGCGACCTGGCGCCCGGTCGCCGAAGCGCAGCTGCGCCAGGCCGGCGTGGATCTGGCGGCGACGCTGAACGCGGCGCTGGGGAAGTAG
- a CDS encoding trypsin-like serine protease, translating to MKNLAVLSLVLLVSAPAVNTAVAKEATFEKLNKKASFIHGDNLVTNVLPERGASADDRLQSPQQKAAGLSAVMVTRNGDLYESRMDPEDVAIFEQAIMDLQMLGRTSTTFSTPPRLPDFYGSSRVNPNVVIGTDDRVQVSNTVASPYWHIGRIGIGCTGTLITPKHVLTAGHCVSNGAGTFYSSLDFTTAQNGSYQPWGTTTWSRAITTSAWHNSADSNYDYALIVLSTAPHGGNSGWGVYSGGTHTITGYPGDKPLGTMWTHSGSVSTSGSYRLCYTIDTSGGNSGSGIASDGGVNVRGIHTTGSSSQNCGTRLTSTVYNTLQNWIATYP from the coding sequence ATGAAAAATCTAGCCGTTCTGAGTTTGGTGTTGCTGGTTTCGGCCCCCGCGGTGAACACTGCGGTAGCAAAGGAAGCCACATTCGAGAAGTTGAACAAGAAAGCCAGCTTCATACATGGCGACAATCTGGTGACAAACGTTCTACCGGAAAGGGGGGCGTCGGCTGACGACCGTCTGCAGTCACCTCAGCAGAAGGCCGCCGGGCTGAGTGCTGTCATGGTCACCCGCAATGGCGACTTGTACGAATCCAGGATGGATCCGGAAGATGTCGCCATTTTCGAGCAGGCCATCATGGACTTGCAGATGCTTGGCCGCACGTCCACGACGTTCAGCACGCCTCCGAGGCTTCCAGATTTCTACGGAAGCAGTCGCGTCAATCCCAATGTCGTTATCGGCACCGACGACCGGGTGCAAGTGTCGAATACCGTGGCGTCTCCGTACTGGCATATCGGTCGTATCGGAATCGGTTGTACCGGTACGCTGATTACGCCGAAACATGTCCTCACCGCGGGGCACTGTGTATCCAACGGAGCGGGTACTTTTTATTCCAGCCTGGATTTCACCACGGCGCAGAACGGTAGCTATCAGCCTTGGGGGACGACCACATGGTCGAGGGCCATCACCACGTCGGCATGGCACAACAGCGCGGACAGCAACTACGATTATGCGCTGATCGTGCTGAGCACGGCTCCGCATGGCGGTAACTCCGGCTGGGGCGTGTATTCGGGAGGTACGCATACCATCACCGGTTATCCGGGTGACAAACCTCTGGGTACGATGTGGACGCATTCCGGGTCGGTATCGACCAGTGGTTCTTACAGGCTTTGCTATACCATCGATACCTCCGGCGGGAACAGCGGAAGCGGGATTGCAAGCGACGGTGGGGTCAATGTCCGCGGGATCCATACTACGGGATCGTCCAGTCAGAACTGTGGAACGAGGCTGACCAGCACCGTCTACAATACGCTTCAAAACTGGATCGCTACGTACCCGTGA
- a CDS encoding OmpW family outer membrane protein translates to MKPRLFRRLAVAALAAIALPAAAQSAGHYTTSYGIHGMVPGSSNGTLDGTDQRFSADTTPALSFSYEYFFRGNLGVEIQTLVGQQKIGLEQGGDIGSAWALSPTVSLQYHFNGNGDISPFVGVGLNYTTFLGADGKGAFSRDDVKFKDSVGPAVHAGVDFAIGERSALRVDARWTSMRSDVEVDSGTLGKAKLDPITYGLAYLLYF, encoded by the coding sequence ATGAAGCCACGCCTGTTCCGCCGTCTTGCCGTCGCCGCCCTTGCCGCCATCGCCCTGCCCGCCGCGGCGCAGTCGGCCGGCCACTACACCACCAGCTACGGCATCCACGGCATGGTGCCCGGCTCTTCGAACGGCACGCTGGACGGCACCGACCAGCGTTTCAGCGCCGACACCACGCCGGCGCTCTCGTTCAGCTACGAATACTTCTTCCGCGGCAACCTCGGCGTGGAGATCCAGACCCTGGTCGGACAGCAGAAGATCGGCCTGGAACAGGGCGGCGATATCGGCAGCGCCTGGGCGCTGTCGCCGACAGTCTCGCTGCAGTACCACTTCAACGGCAACGGCGACATTTCCCCGTTCGTCGGCGTGGGCCTCAACTACACCACCTTCCTGGGCGCCGACGGCAAGGGCGCGTTCTCCCGCGACGACGTCAAGTTCAAGGACAGCGTCGGCCCGGCCGTGCATGCCGGCGTGGACTTCGCCATCGGCGAGCGCAGCGCGCTGCGCGTGGACGCGCGCTGGACCAGCATGCGCAGCGATGTGGAAGTGGACAGCGGCACGCTCGGCAAGGCCAAGCTCGACCCCATCACCTACGGCCTGGCCTACCTGCTGTATTTCTGA
- a CDS encoding efflux RND transporter periplasmic adaptor subunit yields MKPFILSITLAASLSLAACRHESASPMPPPLPALQTDPVAFADPAARAWDGVVAAVEHADLSAQTDGRVREVTVDVDDRVVAGQVLLRLSAVEQRASVDSAQAQLRSAAASADEAEASYRRYAALAGAQYVSRAQLDQARATRDAAVAARQSAAAQLAQARQPADYTVIRAPFAGVVSARQVQPGEAVATGQALLSLYAPGAQRIDVQVPQSDAAAIRAAPRAQVRLDDGRALTVAQVVVFPTADPNSHSVTVRVPFPALLPAPAPGTTAKVAFALPTEGADASAATLWMPRAALLQRGELSAAYVLAAGTLSLRQLRVGRQEPQRVEVLAGLRAGERVARDPVAAGQALAAQRRALAER; encoded by the coding sequence GTGAAACCGTTTATCCTCTCGATCACGCTGGCCGCGAGCCTGTCGCTAGCGGCGTGCCGCCACGAATCCGCCTCGCCGATGCCGCCGCCGCTGCCCGCGCTGCAGACCGATCCGGTGGCGTTCGCCGATCCCGCCGCGCGCGCCTGGGATGGCGTGGTCGCCGCGGTGGAGCATGCCGACCTGTCGGCGCAGACCGACGGGCGCGTGCGCGAGGTGACGGTGGACGTCGACGATCGCGTCGTCGCCGGCCAGGTGCTGCTGCGGCTCAGCGCGGTGGAGCAGCGCGCCAGCGTGGACAGCGCGCAGGCGCAGCTGCGTTCGGCCGCGGCCAGCGCCGACGAGGCCGAGGCCAGCTACCGCCGCTACGCCGCGCTGGCCGGCGCGCAGTACGTGTCGCGGGCGCAACTGGACCAGGCCCGGGCCACCCGCGATGCCGCGGTCGCGGCGCGCCAGTCCGCCGCCGCGCAACTGGCGCAGGCGCGCCAGCCGGCCGACTACACGGTGATCCGCGCGCCGTTCGCCGGCGTGGTCAGCGCGCGCCAGGTGCAGCCCGGCGAAGCGGTGGCGACCGGCCAGGCCCTGCTGTCGCTGTATGCGCCTGGCGCGCAGCGCATCGACGTGCAGGTGCCGCAGTCCGACGCCGCCGCGATCCGCGCCGCGCCACGCGCGCAGGTGCGGCTGGACGACGGCCGCGCGCTGACGGTGGCGCAGGTGGTGGTGTTCCCCACCGCCGATCCGAACAGCCATAGCGTGACCGTGCGCGTGCCGTTTCCCGCGCTGCTGCCGGCACCGGCGCCGGGCACGACCGCCAAGGTCGCGTTCGCGCTGCCCACCGAGGGCGCAGACGCAAGCGCGGCCACGCTGTGGATGCCGCGCGCGGCGTTGCTGCAGCGTGGCGAACTCAGCGCGGCCTATGTGCTCGCCGCCGGCACGCTGAGCCTGCGCCAGCTGCGCGTAGGCCGGCAGGAGCCGCAGCGGGTCGAGGTGCTGGCGGGATTGCGCGCCGGCGAGCGCGTGGCGCGCGATCCGGTCGCCGCCGGGCAGGCGCTGGCCGCGCAGCGGCGCGCGCTGGCGGAGCGCTGA
- a CDS encoding rhodanese-like domain-containing protein, with the protein MPHSSAQALVDRARPQIQEVDTDAAATPLPGEWIIDVREPGEFAVGHLPNAINIPRGILEFRLDTDPALARRDQPILLYCASGGRSTLAALSLQQLGYSAVRSLNGGFLGWTAAGLPVAF; encoded by the coding sequence ATGCCCCATTCCTCCGCACAAGCCCTGGTCGACAGGGCGCGCCCGCAGATCCAAGAAGTCGATACCGACGCGGCCGCCACGCCGCTGCCCGGCGAATGGATCATCGACGTGCGCGAACCCGGCGAGTTCGCCGTCGGCCACTTGCCCAACGCGATCAACATTCCGCGCGGCATCCTCGAATTCCGTCTCGACACCGACCCGGCGCTGGCCCGGCGCGACCAGCCGATCCTGCTGTACTGCGCCAGCGGCGGCCGTTCCACGCTGGCCGCGCTGAGCCTGCAGCAGCTGGGCTACAGCGCGGTGCGCTCGTTGAACGGCGGCTTCCTGGGCTGGACCGCGGCCGGCCTGCCGGTCGCCTTCTGA
- a CDS encoding efflux RND transporter permease subunit, with protein MAARLGVSGRLAAAFQANPLTPLLALLGLLLGLAAVAITPREEEPQIDVTMATVSVAFAGADAREVEQLLSTPLEQKLAEIEGVKHVYSVSRPGQALLTVEFQVGVPRQAALVRLYNQVYSNLDALPQGMGVGTPLIKPKGIDDVPVMAVTLWSDDPQRSAVDLGEVAHTLETELKRIPGTRDIYSIGAPQRVLTLTLDPARLAAYGLTVSDLSQSLQAANAVRQLGERIGGGRAVPVAAGTFLADADTVAALVIGVHDGQPLHLRDVAQVRAGAYLPSSYVWYGAPAARGDPAQGRAPAVTLAIAKQPGSDAAAITRAVAARLQQLRGETIPQGVHAEVTRDYGASADAKAAKLIHKLVFATGSVVLLVLFALGWREAVVVGSAVVLTLALTLFASWAMGFTLNRVSLFALIFSIGILVDDAIVVVENIHRHMRAGSKTLREAIPPAVDEVGGPTILATFTVIAALMPMAFVSGLMGPYMRPIPINASVGMLLSLAIALIVTPWLSLKLLARHAPAVADAAADRATASASPRLQRFFSRLLHPFLAPDRGARRRGWLFSGIAALLVLAVSLVGLQWVVMKMLPFDDKSELQIVVDLPEGSTLQDTDALLVELSGVLDRTADVHDYQGYAGTSAPVNFNGLVRQYYLRSGNNVGDLQVNLVDKHLRTRQSHAIARALRPELAAIARRHGAALKVVEVPPGPPVLAPLVAEVYGPDYARSRQLALALQQRFLRTPNVVDVDTSVESAATREVIVVDRGRAARLGVSQSAIADALATSVQGVDATWLHDGASKYPQPVRLRLAAADQAGVARMLALHVRGGDGQLVALSELVAVQRLPWDGAISHKDLRPVVYVTGDEAGRLDSPLYGMFDLVGQLRRQRVGGQAVAQYFIAQPLDSGDFAVKWDGEWQITYETFRDMGIAYAVGLLLIYLLVVAQFRSYLVPLVIMAPIPLTVIGVLPGHALLGAQFTATSMIGMIALAGIIVRNSILLVDFIRQALAQGRSAEQAVVEACAVRAPPIVLTGLAAMLGAFFILDDPIFNGLAVSLIFGILVSTALTLLVIPLLYYPLARRAAKPA; from the coding sequence ATGGCGGCGCGACTGGGCGTGTCCGGGCGGCTGGCGGCGGCGTTCCAGGCCAATCCGCTGACTCCGTTGCTGGCGCTGCTGGGCCTGCTGCTGGGCCTGGCCGCGGTGGCGATCACCCCGCGCGAGGAAGAGCCGCAGATCGACGTGACCATGGCCACCGTGTCGGTGGCCTTCGCCGGCGCCGATGCGCGCGAAGTGGAGCAGCTGCTGAGCACGCCGCTGGAGCAGAAGCTGGCCGAGATCGAAGGGGTCAAGCACGTGTACTCGGTCAGCCGCCCGGGGCAGGCGCTGCTGACCGTCGAGTTTCAGGTCGGGGTGCCGCGCCAGGCGGCGCTGGTGCGCCTGTACAACCAGGTCTATTCGAACCTGGATGCGTTGCCGCAGGGCATGGGCGTGGGCACGCCGCTGATCAAGCCCAAGGGCATCGACGACGTGCCGGTGATGGCGGTGACCCTGTGGAGCGACGATCCGCAGCGCAGCGCGGTGGACCTGGGCGAGGTCGCGCACACGCTGGAAACCGAACTCAAGCGCATCCCCGGCACACGCGACATCTACAGCATCGGCGCGCCGCAGCGGGTGCTGACGCTGACCCTGGATCCGGCGCGGCTGGCCGCCTATGGCCTGACCGTGTCCGACCTGAGCCAGTCGCTGCAGGCGGCCAATGCGGTGCGCCAGCTCGGCGAGCGCATCGGCGGTGGCCGTGCGGTACCGGTCGCCGCCGGTACCTTCCTGGCCGATGCGGACACGGTGGCGGCGCTGGTGATCGGTGTGCACGACGGCCAGCCGCTGCATCTGCGCGACGTGGCGCAGGTGCGCGCCGGCGCCTACCTGCCCAGCAGCTATGTCTGGTACGGCGCGCCGGCGGCCCGCGGCGATCCGGCGCAGGGCCGCGCGCCGGCGGTGACCCTCGCCATCGCCAAGCAGCCCGGCAGCGATGCCGCCGCGATCACCCGCGCGGTCGCCGCGCGCCTGCAGCAGCTGCGCGGCGAAACGATCCCGCAGGGCGTGCACGCCGAGGTGACCCGCGACTACGGCGCCAGCGCCGACGCCAAGGCCGCCAAGCTGATCCACAAGCTGGTGTTCGCGACCGGCTCGGTGGTGCTGCTGGTGCTGTTCGCGCTGGGCTGGCGCGAGGCCGTCGTGGTCGGCAGCGCGGTGGTGCTGACCCTGGCGCTGACCCTGTTCGCGTCGTGGGCGATGGGCTTCACCCTCAACCGGGTCTCGCTGTTCGCGCTGATCTTCTCGATCGGCATCCTGGTCGACGACGCCATCGTGGTGGTGGAGAACATCCACCGGCACATGCGCGCCGGCAGCAAGACGTTGCGCGAGGCGATCCCGCCAGCGGTGGACGAGGTTGGCGGGCCGACCATCCTCGCCACCTTCACCGTGATCGCAGCGCTGATGCCGATGGCCTTCGTCAGCGGCTTGATGGGGCCGTACATGCGGCCGATCCCGATCAACGCCTCGGTCGGCATGCTGCTGTCGTTGGCGATCGCGCTGATCGTGACCCCGTGGCTGTCGCTGAAGCTGCTGGCGCGGCATGCGCCGGCGGTAGCCGATGCCGCTGCCGACAGAGCGACGGCGTCCGCATCGCCGCGCCTGCAGCGCTTCTTCTCGCGCTTGCTGCATCCCTTCCTCGCCCCTGATCGCGGCGCGCGGCGGCGCGGCTGGCTGTTCTCCGGCATCGCCGCGCTGCTGGTGCTGGCGGTGTCGCTGGTCGGGCTGCAATGGGTGGTGATGAAGATGCTGCCGTTCGACGACAAGTCCGAACTGCAGATCGTGGTCGATCTGCCCGAAGGCAGCACCCTGCAGGACACCGATGCGCTGCTGGTCGAACTGTCGGGCGTGCTCGACCGCACCGCGGACGTGCACGACTACCAGGGCTATGCCGGCACCTCGGCGCCGGTCAATTTCAACGGTCTGGTGCGCCAGTACTACCTGCGCAGCGGCAACAACGTCGGCGACCTGCAGGTGAACCTGGTCGACAAACACCTGCGCACGCGGCAGAGCCATGCCATCGCGCGCGCGTTGCGTCCCGAACTGGCGGCGATCGCACGCCGCCATGGCGCGGCGCTGAAGGTGGTGGAGGTGCCGCCGGGTCCGCCGGTGCTGGCGCCGTTGGTCGCCGAGGTGTACGGCCCGGATTACGCGCGCAGCCGCCAGCTGGCACTGGCGTTGCAGCAGCGCTTCCTGCGCACGCCGAACGTGGTCGATGTGGATACCAGCGTGGAAAGCGCCGCGACGCGCGAGGTGATCGTGGTCGATCGGGGGCGCGCGGCGCGGCTGGGCGTGAGCCAATCGGCGATCGCCGATGCGCTGGCGACGTCGGTGCAGGGCGTGGATGCGACCTGGCTGCACGATGGCGCCTCCAAGTACCCGCAACCGGTGCGGCTGCGCCTGGCCGCGGCCGACCAGGCCGGCGTCGCGCGCATGTTGGCGCTGCATGTGCGCGGCGGCGACGGCCAACTGGTGGCGTTGTCGGAGCTGGTCGCAGTGCAACGCTTGCCCTGGGACGGTGCGATCTCGCACAAGGATCTGCGGCCGGTGGTGTACGTCACCGGCGACGAGGCCGGGCGCCTGGACAGTCCGCTCTACGGCATGTTCGACCTGGTCGGGCAACTGCGCCGACAGCGCGTCGGCGGGCAGGCGGTGGCGCAGTATTTCATCGCGCAACCGCTCGACAGCGGCGACTTCGCGGTCAAGTGGGATGGCGAGTGGCAGATCACCTACGAGACCTTCCGCGACATGGGCATCGCCTACGCGGTCGGCCTGCTGCTGATCTATCTGCTGGTGGTGGCGCAGTTCCGCAGCTATCTGGTGCCGCTGGTGATCATGGCGCCGATCCCGTTGACGGTGATCGGAGTGCTGCCGGGGCACGCGCTGCTCGGCGCGCAGTTCACCGCCACCAGCATGATCGGCATGATCGCGCTGGCCGGCATCATCGTGCGCAATTCGATCCTGCTGGTGGACTTCATCCGCCAGGCCTTGGCGCAGGGCCGCAGCGCCGAGCAGGCGGTGGTGGAGGCCTGCGCGGTGCGCGCGCCGCCGATCGTGCTGACCGGGCTGGCGGCGATGCTGGGTGCCTTCTTCATCCTCGACGATCCGATCTTCAACGGCCTGGCGGTGTCGCTGATCTTCGGCATCCTGGTCAGTACCGCGCTGACCCTGCTGGTGATCCCGCTGCTGTACTACCCGCTGGCGCGCCGCGCTGCCAAGCCGGCGTGA
- a CDS encoding OmpW family outer membrane protein: MRKTSPLLLSGLAVALSLCALPALAQSQGDWTVGIGAHQVNPKSDNGKLAGGTLPLSIGSDIKPTVTFEYFVHQDLGIEVLAALPFKHDIAVKGVGKVGSTKQLPPVVSLQYHFNSAGKVSPFVGAGINYTTFFSEDSTGALAGTKLKLEDSWGLAAHVGVDVALTDKSALRVDLRWADIDSKVKVDGASMGTANIDPLVYGLAYVMKF; encoded by the coding sequence ATGCGCAAGACCTCCCCCCTTCTGCTGTCCGGCCTGGCCGTCGCCCTGTCGCTGTGCGCCCTGCCGGCGCTGGCGCAGTCGCAGGGCGACTGGACCGTGGGCATCGGCGCCCACCAGGTCAACCCGAAGTCCGACAACGGCAAGCTGGCCGGCGGCACCCTGCCGCTGAGCATCGGCAGCGACATCAAGCCGACCGTCACCTTCGAATACTTCGTGCACCAGGACCTGGGCATCGAAGTGCTGGCCGCGCTGCCGTTCAAGCACGACATCGCGGTCAAGGGCGTCGGCAAGGTCGGCAGCACCAAGCAGCTGCCGCCGGTGGTCTCGCTGCAGTACCACTTCAACAGCGCCGGCAAGGTCTCCCCGTTCGTCGGCGCCGGCATCAACTACACCACCTTCTTCAGCGAAGACAGCACCGGCGCGCTGGCCGGCACCAAGCTCAAGCTGGAAGATTCCTGGGGCCTGGCCGCGCATGTCGGCGTGGACGTCGCGCTCACCGACAAGTCGGCGCTGCGGGTGGACCTGCGCTGGGCCGACATCGACAGCAAGGTCAAGGTCGACGGCGCCAGCATGGGCACCGCGAACATCGATCCGCTGGTGTACGGCCTAGCCTACGTGATGAAGTTCTGA